In Drosophila simulans strain w501 chromosome X, Prin_Dsim_3.1, whole genome shotgun sequence, one DNA window encodes the following:
- the LOC6724893 gene encoding histone-lysine N-methyltransferase trr isoform X1, translated as MNIPKVTTSLGAAEKAKPERVASVAAAAFNAVSLQKRSGDDTATPAEDPTRKKAKTELLLGTGTPAPSLPAKASSTAPQQLLYQRSGQQAKAQVKAASEPQDAETADGVWDASDQQIIVCNFGSGTEMGAIKAEDADKQSEYRISTPRNSQSNSLPHRNTAFTSFTKKEGASSSASSSSSTASVISIEPSGSGQDHAEISGKPEDLDYVLMPASGADSATSVGNSTGTGTPAGTPIGATTSTIILNANNGTAGASGAGTTTILTQKSGHTNYNIFNTTATGSQTPTTTLLNRVNLHPKMKTQLVVNAKKLSEVTQTTAKVSIGNKTISVPLLKPLMSASGAATAGGATIVESKQLLQPGGQVTTVMSAAQQSGGQQVHPHVHSHAHHNFTKLIKRGPKNSGTIVSFSGLQIKPANTKIVATKVVSKKMLQLQHQQQIQQQQQLQVTSGGGLAPPTGSIVTITTTNPSQTYAMVQDSATVGAAAHSEDDAPAPRKITAYSENLQKILNKSKSQESTGGPEEFTNINSVVIKPIDKNTLNCPPSFNILRQQQHSQAAQSQSISAVGSGSGTPVTFTMASGNASDLATTSTVSVSAGTICINSPMMGTRPIISIQNKNISLVLSKTTMAQQKPKMITTTTLASQAALQMHHALIQDSSADKAGSSATSGSATSGASMQLKLTTANTPTKLSVSLAPDVVKLEEVGSESKAKLLVKQEAVVKDSIGTPSSEQERAEEIGTPEKRLNANATMAPINQVQNQSANQIQMATSTSTASNPSTPNPAVSATPMNNQRSAAEDNALLKQLLQNNSSSHSLNQISITSAHVGSASASAPLSARKVINVRAPSMGKVRSLEDQLARPVIPPVPTATQAAGSSSSSGSVATSTTTTTVASGGSSQQVAIASATALPVTAVAITTPGVGGEAKLEQKSDQPAAIMQNQSQNQAPPPPPPPQQQQQQQLHQPQQLQPSPHQVKQTVQIVSKETSFISGPVAAKTLVTEATSKPAELLPPPPYEMATAPISNVTISISTKQAAPKELQMKPKAVAISLPMEQGEEPLPEQAEPPPHSEQGATVAGVAPHSGGSLVSAQWTNNHLEGGVATTKIPFKPGEPQKRKLPMHPQLDEKQLQQQAEIPISTSLPTTPTGQGTPDKVQLISAIATYVKKSGVPNEAQPIQNQSQGQVQMQAQMQATMQGHLSGQMSGQISGHAAGQIPAQMHLQVQHQLHMAVHPQQQQLHQNQQQNATIPLPVTGQGVVPIPVPTMETKAGDQRKRRKREVQKPRRTNLNAGQAGGALKDLTGPLPAGAMVQLAGMPPGTQYIQGATSGAGHVITSTGQGVTLGGVGASSGANSSPMVKKRVRKFSKVEEDHDAFTEKLLTHIRQMQPLQVLEPHLNRNFHFLIGSNETSGAGSPASMSSAASAGSSSAGGGKLKGGSRGWPLSRHLEGLEDCDGTVLGRYGRVNLPGIPSLYDSERFGGSRGLVGGSAGTRSPSPAESPGAEKMLPMSSIQNDFYDQEFSTHMERNPRERLVRHIGAVKDCNLETVDLVESEGVAAWATLPRLTRYPGLILLNGNSRCHGRMSPVALPEDPLTMRFPVSPLLRSCGEELRKTQQMELGMGPLGNNNNNYQQKNQNVILALPASASENIAGVLRDLANLLHLAPALTCKIIEDKIGNKLEDQFMNQDDEKHVDFKRPPSQVSHGHLRKILNGRRKLCRSCGNVVHATGLRVPRHSVPALEEQLPRLAQLMDMLPRKSVPPPFVYFCDRACFARFKWNGKDGQAEAASLLLQPAGGSAVKSSNGDLPGSFCASSTAPAEMVVKQEPEDEDEKTQGVPGNPTNIPAQRKCIVKCFSADCFTTDSASSGLELDGTADAGTGAGPVNNTVWETETSGLQLEDTRQCVFCNQRGDGQADGPSRLLNFDVDKWVHLNCALWSNGVYETVSGALMNFQTALHAGLNQACSACHQLGATIKCFKSRCNSLYHLPCAIREECVFYKNKSVHCSVHGHAHAGITMGAGAGATTGAGVGGSVAENELSSLVVHRRVFVDRDENRQVATVMHYSELSNLLRVGNMTFLNVGQLLPHQLEAFHTPHYIYPIGYKVSRYYWCVRRPNRRCRYICSIAEAGCKPEFRIQVQDAGDKEPEREFRGSSPSAVWQQILQPITRLRKVHKWLQLFPQHISGEDLFGLTEPAIVRILESLPGIETLTDYRFKYGRNPLLEFPLAINPSGAARTEPKQRQLLVWRKPHTQRTAGSCSTQRMANSAAIAGEVACPYSKQFVHSKSSQYKKMKQEWRNNVYLARSKIQGLGLYAARDIEKHTMIIEYIGEVIRTEVSEIREKQYESKNRGIYMFRLDEDRVVDATLSGGLARYINHSCNPNCVTEIVEVDRDVRIIIFAKRKIYRGEELSYDYKFDIEDESHKIPCACGAPNCRKWMN; from the exons ATGAATATACCGAAGGTGACAACATCGCTTGGTGCCGCCGAAAAGGCGAAACCCGAAAGAGTAGCATCCGTGGCCGCCGCTGCCTTCAATGCGGTCAGCCTGCAGAAGCGCAGCGGCGACGACACCGCCACTCCGGCGGAGGATCCCACGCGCAAGAAGGCCAAGACGGAGCTGCTTCTCGGAACTGGAACGCCAGCGCCCAGTTTGCCCGCCAAAGCGTCGAGCACCGCGCCACAGCAGCTCCTCTACCAGCGGAGTGGACAGCAGGCTAAGGCGCAGGTAAAAGCTGCGTCGGAGCCGCAGGATGCCGAGACGGCGGACGGCGTCTGGGACGCAAGCGATCAGCAGATCATAGTGTGCAACTTCGGCTCCGGCACTGAGATGGGTGCCATTAAGGCGGAGGACGCTGACAAGCAGAGTGAGTACAGAATCAGCACTCCAAGGAACAGTCAATCTAACTCTTTGCCACACCGAAACACAGCCTTTACCAGCTTTACCAAAAAGGAGGGTGCCTCCTCTTCGGcttcgtcatcatcgtcaacCGCGTCCGTCATTTCCATCGAGCCCAGTGGCTCGGGGCAGGATCATGCTGAAATCTCCGGCAAACCTGAAGACCTCGACTACGTACTGATGCCAGCCAGCGGCGCGGATAGCGCTACATCTGTGGGTAACTCCACCGGAACGGGAACCCCAGCAGGAACGCCTATTGGAGCTACTACCTCCACCATTATTTTAAACGCTAACAACGGAACGGCAGGAGCCAGTGGAGCCGGCACCACTACAATTCTCACACAGAAATCCGGTCACACGAACTACAACATCTTCAATACCACGGCCACTGGCAGCCAAACGCCCACAACAACATTGTTAAACCGGGTGAATCTGCACCCCAAAATGAAAACCCAGCTGGTGGTTAACGCCAAGAAGCTGTCGGAAGTAACGCAGACCACGGCGAAAGTGTCGATTGGCAACAAGACGATATCGGTGCCGCTGCTCAAGCCGCTGATGAGCGCTAGTGGGGCGGCCACAGCCGGAGGAGCCACGATTGTAGAGAGCAAGCAACTGTTGCAGCCGGGCGGTCAGGTGACTACCGTAATGAGTGCTGCGCAGCAAAGCGGGGGTCAGCAGGTGCACCCGCACGTCCATTCTCATGCACATCACAACTTTACCAAACTTATCAAACGCGGGCCAAAAAATAGCGGCACCATTGTCTCGTTCTCGGGGCTACAGATCAAGCCGGCGAACACCAAAATTGTGGCCACCAAGGTGGTAAGCAAGAAGATGCTGCAACTTCAGCACCAACAACAgatccaacagcagcagcagctgcaggtgACCAGCGGTGGAGGCCTGGCTCCGCCCACAGGCAGCATTGtgaccatcaccaccaccaacccCAGCCAAACGTACGCAATGGTTCAGGATTCTGCGACTGTGGGAGCTGCGGCTCATTCGGAAGATGATGCGCCAGCGCCCCGAAAGATTACTGCCTACTCCGAAAACCTTCAAAAAATTCTTAACAAGAGCAAGTCCCAGGAATCAACTGGAGGCCCGGAGGAGTTCACCAACATCAACAGCGTGGTGATTAAGCCAATCGACAAGAATACACTCAATTGTCCACCCAGCTTTAACATCttaaggcagcagcagcattcaCAGGCTGCTCAAAGCCAATCAATCTCCGCGGTAGGCAGTGGATCAGGTACACCCGTGACGTTTACTATGGCTTCGGGGAATGCCTCAGATCtggccaccacctccaccgTTTCCGTGTCAGCGGGGACCATCTGCATAAACAGTCCGATGATGGGCACGCGACCAATAATCTCCATTCAGAACAAAAACATATCCCTGGTGCTGTCCAAGACAACCATGGCCCAACAAAAACCGAAGATGATAACCACAACCACGTTGGCCAGTCAAGCGGCGCTGCAGATGCATCATGCTTTGATTCAGGATTCGAGTGCAGACAAGGCGGGATCTTCTGCAACCTCCGGATCTGCTACCTCGGGAGCTTCAATGCAGCTGAAGCTAACGACCGCCAATACGCCCACCAAACTCAGCGTTAGTCTGGCCCCGGACGTGGTCAAGTTGGAGGAAGTTGGCAGCGAATCTAAGGCAAAGCTACTGGTCAAACAGGAGGCGGTTGTGAAGGATAGCATTGGTACTCCGTCCAGTGAGCAGGAGCGGGCTGAGGAGATCGGCACGCCGGAGAAGCGTTTGAACGCCAATGCCACAATGGCGCCTATTAACCAGGTGCAGAATCAGTCTgccaatcaaattcaaatggccaCATCTACCTCAACTGCTTCGAATCCCAGCACACCCAATCCTGCAGTGAGCGCCACACCTATGAACAACCAACGCTCGGCAGCGGAGGATAATGCACTTCTAAAGCAACTGCTccaaaacaacagcagcagtcaTAGCCTCAACCAGATAAGCATCACGTCGGCTCACGTTGGTTCCGCCTCAGCTTCGGCACCTCTTTCCGCCCGCAAGGTTATCAATGTACGGGCGCCCAGCATGGGGAAGGTCAGAAGTTTGGAGGATCAACTGGCACGTCCGGTGATTCCTCCGGTGCCCACTGCCACGCAGGCGGCAGGTAGTAGTAGTAGCAGTGGATCTGTGGCCAcgtccaccaccaccacaacggTAGCCAGCGGAGGAAGCAGCCAACAGGTAGCCATCGCCTCAGCGACGGCTCTACCTGTTACTGCGGTCGCCATTACCACACCAGGAGTGGGAGGGGAGGCAAAACTGGAGCAGAAATCCGATCAGCCGGCAGCAATTATGCAGAATCAGAGCCAAAACCAGgcgcctccaccaccaccgcctccgcagcagcagcagcagcagcaacttcaccagccgcagcagctgcaaccgTCTCCCCACCAAGTCAAGCAGACTGTGCAGATTGTGTCTAAGGAGACGTCGTTCATCTCAGGACCCGTTGCTGCTAAAACACTAGTGACGGAAGCCACTTCAAAGCCGGCTGAACTACTACCTCCTCCGCCTTACGAAATGGCCACTGCTCCTATATCGAACGTcaccatatccatatccaccAAGCAAGCGGCTCCAAAGGAACTGCAGATGAAGCCCAAGGCGGTTGCTATATCACTACCCATGGAGCAGGGCGAAGAACCGCTGCCTGAGCAAGCGGAGCCGCCGCCTCATTCGGAACAGGGAGCTACTGTAGCGGGAGTTGCACCTCACTCCGGAGGTTCCCTTGTGTCTGCGCAATGGACCAATAACCATTTAGAAGGGGGTGTAGCCACCACAAAGATACCATTCAAGCCTGGAGAGCCCCAAAAACGCAAGCTCCCCATGCACCCACAACTGGACGAAAAGCAGCTCCAGCAACAGGCAGAGATTCCCATAAGCACCTCTCTACCAACAACTCCGACTGGACAAGGTACTCCGGACAAAGTACAGCTGATCTCAGCGATTGCCACTTATGTAAAGAAATCCGGTGTCCCGAACGAGGCACAACCCATACAGAACCAGAGCCAGGGCCAGGTGCAGATGCAGGCGCAAATGCAGGCGACTATGCAAGGACACCTGTCTGGGCAGATGTCTGGACAAATCTCCGGACACGCCGCTGGACAGATACCCGCTCAAATGCATTTGCAAGTACAGCATCAGCTCCATATGGCCGTTcatccacagcagcagcaactacaccagaaccaacaacaaaatgcgACGATTCCCCTTCCAGTTACTGGACAGGGTGTAGTCCCCATCCCCGTGCCCACCATGGAAACCAAGGCTGGCGACCAAAGGAAGCGCCGCAAACGTGAGGTCCAGAAGCCGAGGCGCACGAATCTGAACGCCGGACAAGCTGGTGGAGCTCTTAAGGATCTAACAGGTCCACTACCAGCAGGTGCAATGGTCCAACTGGCAGGAATGCCGCCGGGGACCCAGTACATACAAGGCGCGACATCAGGGGCTGGTCATGTGATCACCAGTACCGGACAAGGGGTTACTCTGGGAGGAGTGGGCGCCAGTTCTGGAGCCAATTCCTCGCCCATGGTCAAGAAGCGAGTGCGCAAGTTCTCCAAGGTAGAAGAGGATCACGATGCATTTACCGAGAAGTTGCTGACGCACATCCGCCAAATGCAGCCGCTTCAAGTTCTGGAGCCGCATCTGAATCGCAACTTTCATTTTCTTATCGGGAGCAACGAGACTTCTGGAGCTGGTTCGCCCGCCTCAATGAGTTCTGCGGCTTCAGCCGGATCCTCTTCGGCTGGAGGCGGTAAGCTCAAGGGCGGATCTCGAGGCTGGCCACTGAGCAGGCATTTGGAAGGTCTGGAGGACTGTGATGGCACCGTTCTCGGCCGCTATGGACGAGTCAATCTGCCCGGGATACCCTCGTTGTACGATAGCGAACGCTTCGGCGGAAGTAGAGGTCTGGTTGGTGGATCTGCGGGAACCCGTTCACCCTCGCCAGCAGAGTCTCCAGGAGCAGAAAAGATGCTACCAATGTCGAGCAtccaaaatgatttttatgacCAGGAGTTCTCCACGCATATGGAGCGCAATCCTAGGGAACGCCTGGTGCGGCACATTGGAGCCGTCAAGGATTGCAATTTAGAGACCGTAGACCTGGTGGAGAGCGAGGGCGTAGCTGCGTGGGCGACTCTTCCACGACTTACCCGCTATCCGGGTCTAATACTGCTCAATGGAAACAGCCGTTGCCATGGACGGATGTCGCCGGTCGCGCTGCCGGAGGATCCGCTGACCATGCGCTTTCCCGTATCTCCACTGCTTCGATCCTGCGGCGAGGAGCTGCGCAAGACACAGCAGATGGAGCTGGGAATGGGACCGCTgggcaataataataataactaccAGCAGAAGAACCAGAATGTGATACTCGCACTGCCCGCCTCGGCCTCGGAGAACATAGCCGGCGTGCTGCGGGATCTGGCCAATCTACTGCACCTGGCGCCCGCCCTTACCTGCAAGATCATCGAGGACAAGATTGGCAATAAGTTGGAGGACCAGTTTATGAATCAGGACGATGAAAAGCACGTCGACTTCAAGCGACCACCGAGTCAAGTGAGTCACGGTCATCTGAGGAAGATCCTCAACGGGCGGCGTAAGCTCTGCCGCAGCTGTGGAAATGTGGTTCACGCCACTGGGCTGCGAGTTCCTCGGCACAGTGTTCCTGCCCTAGAAGAGCAACTCCCCCGGTTGGCCCAACTGATGGACATGCTGCCGAGAAAATCGGTTCCCCCTCCTTTTGTGTACTTTTGCGATCGCGCCTGCTTTGCGAGATTCAAGTGGAACGGAAAGGATGGCCAGGCGGAGGCGGCTAGTCTACTGCTTCAGCCAGCGGGTGGTTCTGCTGTGAAATCATCAAACGGAGACTTGCCTGGCAGCTTCTGCGCCAGCTCAACTGCCCCAGCGGAGATGGTGGTCAAACAAGAAccggaggacgaggatgagaaAACGCAGGGCGTACCGGGCAACCCCACAAATATTCCCGCACAGCGCAAGTGCATCGTGAAGTGTTTCAGTGCTGATTGCTTCACCACGGACTCGGCGTCATCCGGACTGGAGTTGGACGGAACTGCTGATGcgggaactggagctggacCGGTCAATAATACTGTGTGGGAAACAGAGACCAGTGGGCTGCAGTTGGAGGACACGCGGCAGTGTGTCTTCTGCAATCAGCGTGGTGACGGCCAGGCGGATGGACCCTCGCGACTGCTTAACTTCGATGTGGATAAATGG GTTCACCTTAACTGCGCCCTGTGGTCCAACGGCGTGTACGAGACGGTGTCTGGGGCGCTGATGAACTTCCAGACAGCTCTGCATGCGGGACTGAACCAGGCGTGTAGCGCATGTCACCAACTAGGCGCCACCATCAAGTGTTTCAAGTCGCGCTGCAACAGCCTGTACCACCTGCCATGCGCCATTCGCGAGGAGTGCGTCTTTTACAAGAACAAGTCCGTGCACTGTAGCGTTCATGGTCATGCTCATGCCGGCATCACGatgggagcaggagcaggcgcCACGACTGGCGCCGGAGTAGGAGGCTCTGTGGCAGAGAATGAACTGAGCTCCCTGGTTGTCCACCGGAGAGTTTTCGTCGATCGGGATGAAAACCGTCAGGTGGCCACCGTCATGCACTATTCAGAGCTGAGCAACCTGCTCCGTGTGGGCAACATGACGTTCCTGAACGTGGGTCAGTTGCTGCCGCATCAGCTGGAGGCCTTTCACACACCCCACTACATCTACCCCATTGGCTATAAGGTG AGTCGCTACTACTGGTGCGTGCGACGACCCAATCGTAGGTGTCGATACATTTGCAGTATCGCGGAGGCCGGATGCAAGCCCGAGTTTCGCATCCAGGTGCAGGACGCCGGCGACAAGGAGCCGGAGCGCGAGTTTCGGGGCAGTTCGCCCTCGGCGGTCTGGCAGCAGATCCTGCAGCCAATCACGCGACTGCGTAAGGTGCACAAGTGGTTGCAGCTATTTCCCCAGCACATCAGTGGCGAGGACCTATTTGGTCTAACGGAACCGGCCATTGTGCGAATCCTGGAAAGCCTCCCGGGCATTGAGACGCTCACTGACTACCGCTTCAAGTACGGTCGCAACCCGCTTCTGGAGTTCCCGCTAGCCATCAATCCGTCTGGAGCTGCGCGTACGGAACCCAAGCAACGCCAGCTGCTCGTCTGGAGGAAGCCGCATACGCAACGCACGgccggcagctgcagcacgcAGCGGATGGCCAACTCGGCTGCGATCGCCGGGGAGGTGGCCTGCCCCTACAGCAAGCAGTTCGTGCATTCGAAGAGCTCCCAGTACAAAAAGATGAAGCAGGAGTGGCGCAACAACGTCTACTTGGCGAG GTCTAAGATCCAGGGTCTTGGCTTGTATGCAGCTCGGGACATTGAAAAGCACACCATGATAATCGAGTACATTGGCGAGGTTATCCGCACCGAGGTATCCGAGATACGCGAGAAGCAGTACGAGTCCAAG AACCGTGGCATCTACATGTTCCGGCTGGATGAGGACCGTGTGGTGGACGCCACTCTAAGCGGCGGGTTGGCGCGCTACATCAACCATTCGTGCAATCCCAACTGTGTTACCGAGATAGTGGAGGTCGATCGCGACGTGCGGATCATAATATTCGCCAAGCGGAAGATCTATCGCGGCGAGGAG CTCTCGTACGATTACAAGTTCGACATTGAGGACGAGTCGCACAAGATACCGTGCGCCTGTGGAGCGCCCAACTGCCGCAAGTGGATGAACTAG